DNA from Aggregatimonas sangjinii:
GTTTTGGCCCGGGAATCCATAATGACTATAGCTCCTTTGACCTTTGCGCTATCCAATATGGATTGTAAGTCGGCCGTTTGAATGCGCTTATTTTCCAAGACTTCCGACGGTGTCGCTTCGGGAGCCGCCTTCTTTTCACCACATGAAAACAAAAGGGACGTAGCAATAAACAGTAAGGATAACTTTAATGAACCCACTCCATTACATGTTGAAATTAAGAAGTTAAAAATAAGCAAGAAGTAAGTTCAATCCTAGCGTTTAAAATCGAATAGGACAGCTATCAATGGGCAAAATTAGAAAAATCTGGGCGTAATCACTCCCTTGTACTTGGCGAGCAATTCGTATCTGAGCATCACTTCAAAAGACCCATCGTTAAACTGGGTACTTCCCAATTCCGTAGTTTCCCTATCGTATGCCAGGCCGACCATAAAGGCATCGGAAATCTGAAATCCAAATAGGGCACTCACAGCGGCATCCCACCTGTAGGCCACGCCTAGGGTAAATTTTTCGTTGAACATGACATTCGCCGAAATATCGAGCTGAAGCGGCGCTCCTTGTACTGCTTTCAACAAGGCCGCAGGCTTCAACTTTATCCCGCGGTCAAAGTCGAATACGTAGCCAGTAATCAAATAGATATTCATTCGTTCTTGCGCCAAGAAAGAGGTTCCCCCTTCGGAAGTATCGAAATGCTCGGTCTTTAAGAAATTCGGCACCGAAAGACCGGCATAAAAGACATTCGTGTGGTAATAAATACCAGCTCCAAAATTTGGTGAGAATTTTTTATCGATGTTGTTCAGGCCAGCCCCATTCGCTTCATTGCTATAGTTCCGCAGTTTACTAAAATCGATGTTCAATAAATGCCCTCCAGCTTTTAACCCGAAGGATAGTTTACCTTGTTCCGAAACCGGGACGGTATAAGAGAATACCGCGTCAAAATATGTATCCTGGTTGGTTCCGTTTCCAATTTCGTCATTCACTATCGACAGCCCGACACCCAGGCGTTCCGTAATTGGGGTGTGCAAATTCAAGGTTTGTGTCGTTGGCGCCCCATCCAATCCTATCCATTGGGAACGATGTAGAGCGGCGATGCTCAAAACACCC
Protein-coding regions in this window:
- a CDS encoding type IX secretion system membrane protein PorP/SprF, which gives rise to MKKSIVIIAFLSASLWGVKAQQDAQYTQYMYNTVSVNPAYAGSRGVLSIAALHRSQWIGLDGAPTTQTLNLHTPITERLGVGLSIVNDEIGNGTNQDTYFDAVFSYTVPVSEQGKLSFGLKAGGHLLNIDFSKLRNYSNEANGAGLNNIDKKFSPNFGAGIYYHTNVFYAGLSVPNFLKTEHFDTSEGGTSFLAQERMNIYLITGYVFDFDRGIKLKPAALLKAVQGAPLQLDISANVMFNEKFTLGVAYRWDAAVSALFGFQISDAFMVGLAYDRETTELGSTQFNDGSFEVMLRYELLAKYKGVITPRFF